TTTGATTAGAATTACCTAACCATTTATGAATTGATACCGGGATACGACAAAAATAACCGTTTGTTTGGTAAAAACTACCTCACTGTTAGGCTGATACTACGAATGTTTTTGTTCCTACGACAGTGCGACATGCTAAGTTGACAATACGTTTGGTATTCTGTATGGTGCATTTCCTTATTGCCTATTATATTAAGCTCTGCATTGCTCAGTGCTGCGTTGATGTTTACCACGAGGTTTAAAAACGTCATATTTTAAACTCTGCGTTTGAAATCTtaaactgtttttaaaattgttaaatttactGTGTAAAATGGCCGATCAAGATGTTTCAGATATGCTCACGGTTTGGGGTTTAGAAACAtatgtaaacatatttaaaGGTAAGtcattaaaaagaaataattttgtttaaagcATGtgcttataaatttaaatactaacatattaactaaatattaagtatGTAGGATCacttctaaataaaataataaaaatgatatacctaaccctttaaaattagttaaattagtTTGAAGAAATCAGAAGTTTTTTAAGACGTtaagttataggtattataccttaTAAAAGCGAGgctcaaaatattgttttcttatttttcaaataattaaaatatgtacctaggtagttatgtataatttcaaataaataggtacctactctattaaatagttttttttaaagaatttaattacttattgcCTCCCATTGTTTATTGgcttatgtatttttcttatttttctctataataGAACATGGAATAGATATATCTTGCTTGACACTTATCACTGATGAGATGATGAAAGAAATCATACCAATGGTTGGCCATAGggcaaaatttaaagttaacttAGAAGAATGGCGTAAAGTGATTACCCAAGTTAATGAtcaatcttttaataatatggtaagGATGTTATACCTTTCTCCTGTTTACTTGATTGATTTTAACTATAGGCGTGTTTTGGCAATACAGTTTTGAGCAACCAGGTTACCAGTTTAGCTAAGCAGctataaattactatacatttgtagactataaatttaattttgattttttttttcatttattgaacatttttatgataGCATTAGCAATATTCGAGGCAGTATTAATACTTATGCACTTGTCAATTAACCAAAGGTCAATTtacctattgtttttaataaacatttgcAAACTGCTTGTCCATTACTTATTCTGTTATACACTCtcctaaaatatttacttagcTTTATAGACccttaattcaattttttatattttaacttttttcattGCTGAGATAGTgtcaatacttaatattaataattatacactacATACatcaatctaaaatatttactatgccTTTTAgactataaatttaattttgattttttatcatttatgggAAATTTGTATGATAGCATTAGCAGTATTCGAGGCAATTTTAATACTTATGCACTTGCCAATTAACCTTGTGTGTTTAATAAACACTTGCAAACTGCTTGTCCATTACTTATCCAGTTACCCTGTTATACACTCacctaaaatatttactttgctTTATAGAccctaaattcaatttttatatttcaatttttttcactgCTTCTTACTGCCAAACACATTTTAGTTGTAATTCTTTTAAATACATATCAGTAACTTTTGagtaaaaaaagcataatagtttgtataataatgtatttttttttaggacaaTACTGactctcataatataataattgaaattccATCTACATCACCAATATTGCCCACTTCTAATGCACCATATTCAGAGCTTCCTAATTTGGTAAATTGTGAATCAGTAACTCTTACATCAAATTCAGAGGTTTCTAGTTTGTTTGGAAGTGAACCATCAACATCAAATTCATCTGATTATAGCTTACCATATTGTGAGCAACCCACTACTTCTGCAGTATCAGAAAAGGTAATTGTTATTTACTACTGtattgaatatttgttttaattttaattttctgagTAAGCCAGTCAAGTGTTAAACATTTGTATTcacttatttattgttaaagtgGTTACCTATATCTttgaattctaatttaaaatatatttattttatttttagcgctgtgatttgttaaattatttaaaaaagactCCTGAAGGAAAAGCTTTACTATCAACTTACGAAAAATCAGGTTTATTGGATAATAGTGGCAGAAGAAAGTTGTGTCAATTAATTGTGAGAAAAGAACTTCAGGATGATCCTGACAAATCGATCAAATCTCAATGTTTATTATTGCTATCACAGGAAATTATTGAAGTTTTTCCCAAGGAACATATTAGCACTTACTTCATTCCTTACATGAACTATGGTAAATACATGATTATTAAAGTTATCCTACTTTTAAAAGTCGTTAATCATTAATActacattatgttatattgatTGTAGGTCCTTTGATGAAAAAAGCTGCCAAAGGTAAACTTCTTGATTGTTTCAACAATAGGAGACGTGAATATAAAAAAGCTGGTATTATTGTTACAACAAGGCGGTCTCCTTCTACTGGTTCTACATCTGAAGGTTCATTATTATCTTACCAAACTGAAGAAGGCACTACAAGTTTTTAATTAGATagaatctataaaaaataaaaagtaaaaatagcttataatatacccatttattaattgtagatgaaaatgttgatgatgAAATTGAATGGCTAAGTAATTCATCTGACCCTTGGAGCTTAGTAGAAAAGTACTGGGCCATTACTAGAGATAGACGTCTAAAAAGTATATTGTGTTCAAATTCTAAGGATGACTCAGAGCTTCAAGAGAATATTACAAGATGCAAAGAAAAGTATGCTCAGTTAGGGGTTACATTACAgcctttaataattattgttggacCTAACATAAATGAAATTTCGCAATATTTTGTTCTCGTTGATGgaacatattatgtgttaaacTCAATCATTGATTCCGTTGactgttgttttaaaattattcactctTTGAACCTTCAATATCC
This genomic window from Metopolophium dirhodum isolate CAU chromosome 1, ASM1992520v1, whole genome shotgun sequence contains:
- the LOC132937269 gene encoding uncharacterized protein LOC132937269, with translation MADQDVSDMLTVWGLETYVNIFKEHGIDISCLTLITDEMMKEIIPMVGHRAKFKVNLEEWRKVITQVNDQSFNNMVRMLYLSPVYLIDFNYRRVLAIQF